The sequence GATCGGGGTACACCTCGCTCTTCAGCCGCTCGTACTCCTCCGTGGCCGACTTGAGGTCCACCTTCTCGGATTCCTCCACGAGCGGGTAGACGAAGTACGCCTGGCGCCCCTTCTCCACCTCCTCGCGCACGAAGCCCAGCACCTTGGCCCGCGCGGACTCGTAGCGCAGCGCGGTGCGCACGGGGCGGCGGTTGGGCGGGCGCTCGTCGATCACCGAGACGTCGAGGTCCCCGTACAGCGTCAGCGCCAGCGAGCGGGGGATGGGGGTCGCGCTCATTACCAGCATGTCGGCCAGCGTCCCCATCTCCGCCAGCGCCATCCGCTGCTTCACCCCGAAGCGGTGCTGCTCGTCCACGACGACCAGCCCGAGCCGGTCGAAGGCGACGCTCTCCTGGATCAGCGCGTGGGTGCCGACGGCGATCCCCGCGCCGCCGCTGGCGATGCGGTAGCCGGCCTCGCGCCGCTGCTTCGCCCCCATCCGCCCGGTGAGGAGCGTGACGCCCACGGGAAGGCCGTCCAGCAGCTTCGTCAGCGTGCGGGCGTGCTGCTCGGCCAGGATCTCGGTGGGCGCCATCAGCGCGGCCTGGTAGCCGTTCTCCACCGCGCGCAGCATGGCGAACAGGGCGACGATCGTCTTGCCCGACCCCACGTCGCCCTGCAGCAGCCGGTTCATGCGCCGCGGGCTCCCCATGTCTTCGCCGATCTCCCTGAGCACGCGCTTTTGCGCATCCGTCAGGGTGAACGGCAGCGACTTGTGGAACGGCTTCACGAGCCGGTCCGTCCGCTGAAAGGGGATCCCCGGGCGCTCCATGGCGGCGCGGTGGTGCGCCTGGGCGTAGAGCAGCTGCAGGAAGAACAATTCCTCGAACGCCAGCCGCCGCCGCCCCGCCTCGGCATCCAGCAGCGACGCGGGGCGGTGCATCCACTCCAGCGCCTGCGCCATCCCGGCCACGCCCACGCGCTCGCGCAGCTCCGGCGGCAGCGGGTCCTCGTCGCGCGCCTGGCGTAGCAGGTCGTCCAGGTTCTCGGCGATGAGGGTGCGGACCTGGCGGTGCGTGAGCCCTTCCGTGGCGGGATATACGGGGAAGATGGTGCCGCTCTCCTCCGTGGCGTCTTCGCCTTCCCGCGCCAGGACGGTGTATTCCTTGGGCTGGAACTGGCGGCCGTGGTAAAAGCGGACGGTGCCGCGCAGCAGGAGCAGGTCGCCGC comes from Longimicrobium sp. and encodes:
- the recG gene encoding ATP-dependent DNA helicase RecG is translated as MPTYTDLDRPAQFLKGVGPKRADLLAKLGLLTARDVLFHVPHRYEDASTVTRIKALEPGMEATIVGRVVSKGVLPTRRGLRIFQAVVRDSTGLIECSWPGQPFLDRTITRGDLLLLRGTVRFYHGRQFQPKEYTVLAREGEDATEESGTIFPVYPATEGLTHRQVRTLIAENLDDLLRQARDEDPLPPELRERVGVAGMAQALEWMHRPASLLDAEAGRRRLAFEELFFLQLLYAQAHHRAAMERPGIPFQRTDRLVKPFHKSLPFTLTDAQKRVLREIGEDMGSPRRMNRLLQGDVGSGKTIVALFAMLRAVENGYQAALMAPTEILAEQHARTLTKLLDGLPVGVTLLTGRMGAKQRREAGYRIASGGAGIAVGTHALIQESVAFDRLGLVVVDEQHRFGVKQRMALAEMGTLADMLVMSATPIPRSLALTLYGDLDVSVIDERPPNRRPVRTALRYESARAKVLGFVREEVEKGRQAYFVYPLVEESEKVDLKSATEEYERLKSEVYPDLRVALVHGQMHGDEKDEVMRAFAAGDVDVLVSTTVIEVGIDVPNATVMVVEHADRFGLSQLHQLRGRVGRGAEDSFCILLASGAEARERLKLFASTEDGFRIAEYDMRQRGYGDLFGARQTGLPGFRFADLEKDMVLLGRAQTEARRIVDADPELERHPLLRRVLEERYGERARMYHVG